One window from the genome of Haladaptatus paucihalophilus DX253 encodes:
- a CDS encoding sulfite oxidase-like oxidoreductase: MSVTDKTDIHREFDGQRLPPGQRETSKFPVLSKGSTPEWDPETWEFSVTGAVENERTFSWEEFRDLPNETQKQDFHCVTGWSKFDCAFTGVTFPTLAELAGVDEDAVHVMFSALDGYTTNLPLADCLRDDVLFVWNYDGDPLPREHGGPLRVVTPHKYAYKGAKWVDGIEFLTEPERGYWEKRGYSNTANPWNEERYS; this comes from the coding sequence ATGAGCGTTACGGACAAGACGGACATCCATCGTGAGTTCGACGGACAGCGATTGCCGCCGGGACAGCGCGAGACGAGCAAGTTTCCCGTCCTCTCGAAGGGGAGCACCCCGGAGTGGGACCCCGAGACGTGGGAGTTCTCGGTCACGGGTGCGGTCGAGAACGAACGCACCTTCTCGTGGGAGGAGTTCCGGGACCTGCCGAACGAGACGCAAAAACAGGACTTCCACTGCGTCACCGGTTGGAGCAAGTTCGACTGCGCGTTCACGGGCGTCACCTTCCCGACGCTCGCGGAACTCGCCGGAGTGGACGAGGACGCGGTTCACGTCATGTTCTCGGCCCTCGACGGCTACACGACCAACCTCCCGCTCGCCGACTGTCTGCGCGACGACGTGCTGTTCGTCTGGAATTACGACGGCGACCCGCTCCCCCGCGAGCACGGCGGGCCGCTCCGGGTGGTCACGCCGCACAAGTACGCCTACAAGGGGGCGAAATGGGTGGACGGAATCGAGTTCCTCACGGAACCGGAGCGCGGGTACTGGGAGAAACGGGGGTACTCCAACACCGCGAACCCGTGGAACGAGGAGCGATATAGTTAG
- a CDS encoding DUF6517 family protein encodes MNRKLIAGALLATLVLTSGCLGFILGDTLEVSATKATVGDNALSQTGYEKAKVESLEAKRTFEAAGQSREVKVTNWVAQYEKTVGIDGIAEGTAATFVVVSSPDVKIASKSFNPLSKFDNRDLVEKFVSGYGNIHDIRTVGSENVTVLGTNTKVSEFTATASSHGANVDVTIQATKFKHDGDYIVVLAVYPKRLDESDSVSSLLSGIQHGG; translated from the coding sequence ATGAACCGGAAACTGATTGCAGGCGCGTTACTGGCGACGCTCGTCCTCACGAGCGGTTGTCTCGGGTTTATCCTCGGCGACACCCTCGAAGTCAGCGCCACGAAGGCGACCGTCGGCGACAACGCGCTGTCGCAAACGGGCTACGAGAAAGCGAAGGTCGAATCCCTCGAAGCGAAACGGACGTTCGAAGCGGCGGGCCAGAGCCGCGAGGTGAAGGTGACGAACTGGGTCGCACAGTACGAAAAGACCGTCGGCATCGATGGCATCGCGGAAGGAACGGCGGCGACCTTCGTCGTCGTCAGCAGTCCCGACGTAAAGATAGCGTCCAAATCGTTCAACCCGCTGTCGAAGTTCGACAACCGGGACCTCGTGGAGAAGTTCGTATCTGGATACGGAAACATCCACGACATCCGAACCGTCGGGTCGGAGAACGTGACGGTCCTGGGGACGAACACGAAGGTCTCCGAATTCACCGCAACCGCCAGCTCGCACGGCGCGAACGTGGACGTAACGATTCAGGCGACGAAGTTCAAACACGACGGCGATTACATCGTCGTGCTCGCGGTGTATCCGAAGCGGCTCGACGAATCCGATAGCGTCTCCAGCCTGCTCTCCGGTATCCAACACGGCGGCTAA
- a CDS encoding DUF7527 domain-containing protein, which translates to MSAAYVGQSEQLVTGDEAFERANDEVGIYEVVAADVDIIELPEPKTPEPEPEPEQSPAPSAPDESSSSAEPDGTSDPEPSTDEAQQSPASTASEGPRSPTETEPGQQPTTEAEADANRQPTPSTTATPTAGQSAEASTQSAPTPNASSAEDAESDNGGGVSDPLSDEQQWQETTTIPSLDPEKSSSSKSRDAGVKQRRAGRQTPQRQSAPRQPTPQQSPRRGQSNRAKEIEAELTARAEKIEALQSKLAQTEAERDELKSERDRLEARVGELADELETLREQSPGVTAERQLTPEQALTQTNFFVRYGSKGKGTLSDAAAGEXSRETIESNLQLEHHTQFDTAGVAVDGQEFEAFLHDSMEYKFVSWLVVDLLYEILETGHQRGLKDLFEAIQKIDRVELHGALVTEDEEGGETEFPFDVILRDRMGNPLVVANINDSRDPATGEMMGSLVDAASSVSSASDELSAAFQVTKSFFEPAALETTEDATSGGLLTREKRESFVKLSRKRGYHLCLVESRNGEFHVTVPEL; encoded by the coding sequence ATGAGCGCCGCCTACGTCGGACAGAGCGAACAACTGGTCACCGGAGACGAGGCGTTCGAGCGGGCGAACGACGAGGTGGGGATTTACGAGGTCGTCGCGGCGGACGTGGACATCATCGAACTCCCGGAGCCGAAAACGCCCGAACCGGAACCCGAGCCGGAGCAGTCACCCGCGCCATCCGCGCCTGACGAGTCGAGTTCGTCGGCGGAACCGGACGGAACGAGCGACCCCGAACCATCGACGGACGAAGCCCAACAGTCCCCCGCATCGACGGCGAGCGAGGGACCCCGGTCGCCGACCGAAACGGAACCCGGCCAACAACCGACCACGGAGGCCGAGGCCGACGCCAACCGCCAGCCAACGCCCTCGACCACCGCGACCCCGACGGCCGGCCAGTCGGCGGAGGCGAGCACACAATCGGCACCGACGCCGAACGCGTCGAGCGCCGAGGATGCCGAAAGCGATAACGGTGGTGGGGTATCCGACCCCTTGTCGGACGAACAGCAGTGGCAGGAGACCACGACGATTCCGTCCCTGGACCCCGAGAAAAGCAGTTCGTCGAAGTCCCGCGACGCGGGCGTCAAACAGCGACGGGCCGGTCGGCAGACGCCACAACGCCAATCCGCACCGCGACAACCCACGCCGCAACAATCGCCCCGACGCGGGCAGTCGAACAGGGCGAAGGAGATAGAGGCCGAACTCACGGCGCGAGCGGAGAAAATAGAGGCGCTCCAGTCGAAACTCGCACAAACCGAAGCGGAGCGCGACGAACTGAAATCGGAGCGTGACCGACTCGAAGCGCGGGTTGGCGAGCTGGCGGACGAACTCGAAACGCTTCGGGAACAGAGTCCGGGCGTCACCGCCGAACGCCAGTTGACCCCCGAACAGGCGCTCACGCAGACCAACTTCTTCGTCCGCTACGGCTCGAAGGGGAAGGGCACCCTGTCCGACGCCGCGGCGGGCGAANCCAGCCGCGAAACCATCGAGTCGAACCTGCAACTCGAACACCACACGCAGTTCGATACGGCGGGCGTCGCGGTCGATGGACAGGAGTTCGAGGCGTTCCTTCACGACTCGATGGAGTACAAGTTCGTCTCGTGGCTCGTCGTCGACCTCCTGTACGAGATTCTGGAGACGGGACACCAGCGCGGGTTGAAGGACCTGTTCGAAGCGATTCAGAAGATAGACCGCGTCGAACTACACGGAGCACTGGTCACCGAAGACGAGGAGGGTGGGGAGACGGAATTCCCCTTCGACGTCATTCTCCGCGACAGGATGGGCAACCCGCTCGTCGTGGCCAACATCAACGACTCGCGCGACCCCGCGACCGGCGAGATGATGGGGTCGCTGGTGGACGCGGCCAGCAGCGTTTCCAGCGCGAGCGACGAACTCAGCGCGGCCTTCCAGGTCACGAAGAGCTTCTTCGAACCGGCCGCGTTGGAGACGACCGAGGATGCGACCAGCGGTGGACTGTTAACGCGGGAAAAAAGAGAGAGTTTCGTCAAGCTATCCCGAAAACGAGGATATCATCTGTGTCTGGTGGAATCACGAAACGGTGAATTCCACGTTACGGTTCCGGAACTCTAG
- a CDS encoding DUF7120 family protein, whose product MPKVEITVPEHLEMQIAQMVDQGEFVNREEAVEDLLATGLKAYKTSGPMDNDREPGLEDEGMMGHEDEYVF is encoded by the coding sequence ATGCCAAAGGTAGAGATTACCGTCCCAGAGCACCTCGAAATGCAAATCGCCCAGATGGTCGACCAGGGCGAGTTCGTCAACCGTGAGGAAGCCGTCGAGGACTTGCTCGCAACCGGTCTCAAGGCATACAAGACCAGTGGACCGATGGACAACGATAGAGAACCGGGACTCGAAGATGAGGGGATGATGGGTCACGAAGACGAGTACGTCTTCTAA
- a CDS encoding adenylosuccinate synthase: MTVTIVGSQLGDEGKGRVVDLYGASADVVARYQGGDNAGHTVVEGGNEYKLSLVPSGVVRGKVGVLGNGCVVNPDTLFDEIDTLRERGLDPDVRLARRAHVILPYHRVLDGIEEDVKSDSDRKVGTTGRGIGPTYEDKAGRRGIRVGDLLDSELLREKLEYVVPQKRALAEKVYGVSMSEAIGGSSDESDGVETGEAFDVDALHEQYERYGERLKEENMTVEAGEFLSSRLDAGDEVIFEGAQGTLIDIDHGNYPYVTSSNPTAGGAATGTGLSPGVIGDGDIIGIVKAYLTRVGSGPLPTELGGVVGDTPDYDEQGAGENEDLAKYIREEGGEYGTVTGRPRRVAWLDMPMLRHAARASGFTGLAVNHIDVLAGLDEVKVGYSYDVDGEEIFTIPATTERWGRCEPNFRSFDGWPEVDWSEVADEGYDAIPENARTYLEYISDELDAPIYAVGIGPSREDTVVLEHPFEN; this comes from the coding sequence ATGACCGTAACCATCGTCGGTTCGCAACTCGGCGACGAAGGCAAAGGCCGCGTCGTAGACCTCTACGGCGCGTCCGCTGACGTTGTTGCTCGCTATCAGGGCGGCGACAACGCAGGCCACACCGTCGTCGAGGGTGGCAACGAATACAAGCTCTCCCTCGTTCCCAGCGGCGTCGTCCGCGGAAAGGTCGGCGTCCTCGGGAACGGCTGTGTCGTGAACCCGGACACGCTGTTCGACGAGATAGACACGCTCCGCGAGCGGGGACTCGACCCCGACGTTCGACTCGCGCGCCGCGCGCACGTCATCCTCCCGTACCACCGCGTCCTCGACGGTATCGAGGAAGACGTGAAAAGCGATTCGGACCGCAAGGTGGGAACCACGGGTCGGGGTATCGGCCCGACCTACGAGGATAAAGCCGGTCGACGCGGCATCCGCGTCGGCGACCTACTCGATTCCGAACTCCTCCGCGAGAAGCTCGAATACGTCGTCCCTCAAAAGCGAGCACTCGCCGAGAAGGTATACGGCGTCTCCATGAGCGAAGCGATTGGAGGCTCGTCGGACGAATCCGACGGCGTCGAAACCGGCGAAGCGTTCGACGTCGATGCGCTCCACGAACAGTACGAGCGCTACGGCGAGCGCCTGAAAGAGGAGAACATGACCGTCGAAGCCGGGGAGTTCCTCTCATCCCGCCTCGACGCCGGCGACGAAGTCATCTTCGAGGGCGCACAGGGTACCCTCATCGACATCGACCACGGTAACTACCCGTACGTCACCTCCTCGAATCCGACCGCGGGCGGGGCCGCCACGGGAACGGGTCTCAGCCCCGGCGTCATCGGCGACGGCGACATCATCGGCATCGTGAAAGCCTACCTCACGCGCGTCGGGAGCGGCCCGCTTCCGACCGAACTCGGCGGCGTCGTCGGTGACACGCCCGACTACGACGAACAAGGGGCGGGCGAAAACGAGGACCTCGCCAAGTACATCCGCGAGGAAGGTGGCGAGTACGGTACCGTCACCGGCCGACCGCGCCGGGTCGCGTGGCTCGACATGCCCATGCTCCGACACGCCGCCCGCGCGAGCGGCTTCACCGGTCTCGCCGTCAATCACATCGACGTGCTGGCGGGCCTCGACGAGGTGAAAGTCGGATACAGCTACGATGTCGATGGCGAGGAAATCTTCACCATTCCTGCCACAACCGAGCGCTGGGGTCGCTGTGAGCCGAACTTCCGTTCCTTCGACGGCTGGCCGGAAGTGGACTGGAGCGAGGTCGCTGACGAGGGCTACGACGCGATTCCGGAGAACGCGCGAACCTACCTCGAATACATCAGCGACGAACTCGATGCGCCCATCTACGCCGTCGGTATCGGCCCGAGCAGGGAGGATACCGTCGTGCTCGAACACCCGTTCGAGAACTGA
- a CDS encoding UPF0058 family protein, whose protein sequence is MHKDELLELHEQMVTIMEYFREQDDVPTGAFDAYDQLDVDPSHVHKSKSEHKHAVFVLGNSLADVMSDDEFSEAGRIGKRMEELADDAEQKI, encoded by the coding sequence ATGCATAAGGACGAGCTTTTGGAGCTGCACGAGCAGATGGTGACCATCATGGAGTACTTCCGTGAACAAGACGACGTTCCGACCGGCGCGTTCGACGCATACGACCAACTGGACGTCGACCCCTCGCACGTTCACAAGTCCAAGAGCGAACACAAACACGCCGTCTTCGTTCTCGGAAACTCGCTCGCCGACGTCATGAGCGACGACGAGTTCAGCGAAGCGGGCCGTATCGGCAAGCGCATGGAAGAGCTCGCCGACGACGCCGAACAAAAGATCTGA
- the nreA gene encoding DNA repair protein NreA gives MRLDEYIDDLRPDEEERRRRLAEEKSYEILDYVDDFEDRFSEVAQGDSLFGSTSPSVFVGRSSYPNVSTGILSPVGAEENAAEFATSGDWYQRGLGIDNVLQYRTGLLNSNRSAKVNVDDVWDGFVGVQREIAIADRPVDVEIGLTEKLDLDVNVDDIATPTGPTARASSADLTENPHVPRAVKKTLEDDDWQAQGAMNYLYRRGFDVYDINTILSAGALGQGQNRKLVPTRWSITAVDDTVGQYLRGRIRNAPSIDETQVWVNEYMGNRYWVILAPGQWEFELVEMKAPGSIWNPSPTGDIWMGSAHEGYEGRTSYVDETAGAYYASRLGVLEHLEDIGRQAKALVLREVSDDYWAPVGVWQVRESVRNAFDGRFGEAESFHGAVREIVPQLPISMNSLRRKSEMVSGVQANLSDFAP, from the coding sequence ATGCGGTTGGACGAGTATATCGACGATTTGCGCCCGGACGAGGAGGAGCGCCGCCGCCGTCTGGCCGAGGAGAAGTCCTACGAGATTCTGGACTACGTGGACGACTTCGAGGACCGGTTTTCCGAGGTGGCGCAGGGCGATTCGCTCTTCGGAAGTACCTCGCCCTCGGTGTTCGTCGGCCGGTCGTCCTACCCGAACGTCTCGACGGGAATCCTCTCGCCGGTCGGCGCGGAGGAGAACGCCGCGGAGTTCGCCACCAGCGGCGATTGGTACCAGCGCGGCCTCGGCATCGATAACGTCCTCCAGTACCGGACCGGCCTGCTGAACTCGAACCGCTCCGCGAAGGTGAACGTGGACGACGTGTGGGACGGGTTCGTCGGCGTCCAGCGCGAAATCGCCATCGCCGACCGCCCGGTGGACGTGGAAATCGGCTTGACCGAGAAACTCGACTTGGACGTGAACGTGGACGACATCGCCACGCCGACCGGCCCGACGGCCCGCGCGTCCTCGGCGGATTTAACCGAGAACCCGCACGTTCCCCGCGCCGTGAAGAAGACGCTCGAAGACGACGACTGGCAGGCCCAAGGCGCGATGAACTACCTGTACCGCCGCGGGTTCGACGTGTACGACATCAACACCATCCTCTCGGCGGGGGCGTTGGGTCAGGGGCAGAACCGGAAACTCGTCCCGACGCGCTGGTCGATTACCGCCGTAGACGACACGGTGGGACAATACCTCCGCGGACGCATCCGCAACGCGCCGAGCATCGACGAGACGCAAGTGTGGGTGAACGAGTACATGGGCAACCGCTACTGGGTCATCCTCGCGCCGGGGCAGTGGGAGTTCGAACTCGTGGAGATGAAGGCTCCCGGAAGCATCTGGAACCCCTCGCCGACCGGCGACATCTGGATGGGAAGCGCCCACGAGGGATACGAAGGCAGAACGAGCTACGTCGATGAAACCGCCGGAGCGTACTACGCCTCGCGACTCGGCGTGCTGGAACACCTCGAAGACATCGGCCGACAGGCCAAGGCCCTCGTCCTCCGCGAGGTCAGCGACGACTACTGGGCACCCGTCGGCGTGTGGCAGGTGCGCGAGAGCGTCAGAAACGCCTTCGACGGTCGGTTCGGGGAGGCGGAATCGTTCCACGGGGCAGTTCGGGAAATCGTCCCGCAACTCCCGATTTCGATGAACTCCCTCCGCAGGAAATCCGAGATGGTCTCCGGTGTGCAGGCCAACCTCTCGGATTTCGCCCCGTGA
- a CDS encoding DUF7524 family protein, translating to MSETLLTHINRDGLHHIDVAPSFETDDSFSVSLANHGAPIHVHLHLDDELSDVASLSATNHYIEANSTEAVPITVHDGPARGKLKVVTGYGAETAYVDVDIAEIDPEKDSIPVDESLSKPRQKPIQSDTDASELARNIPLVVLGIMALVLVLGVGVLVDWVLALFGAITVLVGIGVAGYFLVR from the coding sequence GTGTCCGAAACGTTGTTAACACACATCAACCGCGACGGACTTCACCACATCGACGTAGCACCGTCGTTCGAAACCGACGACTCGTTCAGCGTTTCGCTCGCAAACCACGGTGCGCCGATTCACGTGCACCTCCATTTGGACGACGAGCTCTCCGACGTGGCATCCCTGTCCGCGACGAATCACTACATCGAGGCCAACTCGACGGAGGCAGTGCCGATTACGGTTCACGACGGTCCCGCCCGCGGAAAGCTGAAAGTCGTGACCGGATACGGGGCCGAAACGGCCTACGTGGACGTCGATATTGCCGAAATAGACCCGGAGAAAGACTCGATACCGGTGGACGAGTCCCTCTCGAAACCCCGACAGAAACCGATTCAATCGGATACCGATGCGTCGGAGCTGGCGCGAAACATCCCGCTCGTCGTCCTCGGCATTATGGCGCTGGTGCTCGTTCTCGGCGTCGGCGTCCTCGTCGATTGGGTCCTCGCGCTGTTCGGCGCGATTACGGTGCTGGTCGGTATCGGCGTCGCGGGGTACTTCCTCGTCCGGTAA
- the cysS gene encoding cysteine--tRNA ligase: MTLFVTNTLTGEREPFEPGDPDSVLLYYCGLTVSDFAHLGHARGWIHTDVMHRWLEHLGYDVHHVENFTDVNEKITARVGEDDLGDDEADVARTFITQVIRDMRDLNLKRADVYPRVSEHLPEITDLIETLVEKGYAYESNGSVYFDVTTFEDYGKLSNQRVEEMEAQGEGDERGEKRHPGDFALWKADGVSEGAVEEHRDPDTEYAVSHPSGQTWDSPWGEGRPGWHIECSAMSMEHLGETIDIHVGGQDLVFPHHENEIAQSEAATGHQFARYWLHVRLLETEGEKMSSSLGNYSTVRGAISEIGANAVRMFLLSTSYANRQTFSDETLNEAVERWDRLSDGYDRAVEALDGPDARTKVEDDELRQAVTETREEFADAMNDDFNTRRALAALLDLVTAVNRHADAHEEYDYDGLKSAVETFEELGGDVLGFSLGGEAGGDVRLAEDLVELVLDLREGERDAGNYDRADALRDDLQALGVDVQDSDSGPSFKLP, translated from the coding sequence ATGACACTCTTCGTAACGAACACGCTCACGGGCGAGCGGGAGCCGTTCGAACCCGGCGACCCCGATTCCGTCCTCCTCTACTACTGCGGGTTGACCGTCTCGGACTTCGCGCACCTCGGCCACGCGCGCGGGTGGATTCACACCGACGTGATGCACCGATGGCTCGAACACCTCGGCTACGACGTCCACCACGTCGAGAACTTCACCGACGTGAACGAGAAAATCACGGCGCGCGTTGGCGAGGACGACCTCGGCGACGACGAGGCCGACGTCGCACGGACCTTCATCACGCAAGTCATCCGCGACATGCGCGACCTGAACCTGAAACGAGCCGACGTGTATCCACGCGTCAGCGAGCATCTCCCCGAAATCACCGATCTCATCGAGACGTTGGTGGAGAAGGGCTACGCCTACGAATCCAACGGCTCGGTGTACTTCGACGTCACGACCTTCGAGGACTACGGCAAACTCTCGAACCAGAGGGTCGAGGAGATGGAGGCGCAGGGAGAGGGCGACGAACGCGGAGAGAAGCGTCATCCCGGCGACTTCGCCCTGTGGAAGGCCGACGGCGTGAGCGAGGGTGCCGTCGAGGAACACCGCGACCCCGACACGGAGTACGCGGTGTCCCATCCGTCCGGTCAGACGTGGGACTCCCCGTGGGGAGAGGGACGTCCCGGCTGGCACATCGAGTGTTCGGCGATGAGCATGGAACACCTCGGCGAGACCATCGACATCCACGTCGGCGGACAGGACCTCGTGTTCCCGCACCACGAAAACGAAATCGCCCAGAGCGAGGCCGCGACCGGCCACCAGTTCGCCCGCTACTGGCTCCACGTCCGCCTGCTCGAAACCGAGGGCGAGAAGATGAGTTCGAGTTTGGGCAACTACTCCACCGTTCGCGGCGCGATTTCGGAGATCGGCGCGAACGCCGTCAGGATGTTCCTCCTCTCTACGTCCTACGCCAACCGCCAGACGTTCAGCGACGAAACGTTGAACGAGGCCGTCGAACGCTGGGACCGACTCTCGGACGGCTACGACCGCGCCGTCGAAGCCCTCGACGGCCCGGACGCGCGAACCAAGGTCGAGGACGACGAGTTGCGCCAAGCCGTCACCGAGACGCGCGAGGAGTTCGCGGACGCGATGAACGACGACTTCAACACCCGCCGCGCGCTCGCCGCCCTGCTCGACCTCGTGACGGCGGTCAACCGCCACGCGGATGCGCACGAGGAGTACGACTACGACGGCCTCAAATCGGCCGTCGAGACGTTCGAGGAACTCGGCGGCGACGTGCTGGGCTTCTCGCTCGGCGGAGAGGCGGGCGGCGACGTTCGACTCGCCGAAGACCTCGTGGAACTCGTCCTCGACCTCCGCGAGGGCGAGCGGGACGCCGGGAACTACGACCGCGCCGACGCGCTCCGCGACGACTTACAGGCGCTCGGCGTCGATGTTCAGGATTCCGACTCCGGCCCTTCGTTCAAGCTCCCGTAG
- the corA gene encoding magnesium/cobalt transporter CorA has product MTVESLRFADGEVETVEDFQSARVESGTVWVRASDATPLELERVAEAFDIHHLSVEDIRNEIRPKTEEFAGYTFVLLKTVELARGETTFEEETRVKPVGVFVGEDWLVTLSEYDIDAVSRIWRAALDGDRRIVGRGPDFTAYRVCDGIVDGYFAALDQIEEQIEAVEEAVISDTSIETLESINGVRRELLAFRKLAWPTREAVGYLARGDPEEVRPETEKYFRDVYDHLVQLVDLTETYRDLAGGARDIYLNMLSVSTNEVMKKLTVVATIVLPLTLVVGVYGMNFQDGPFNMPELGWTYGYPAVMLGMFLMSAILVVYFRRAGWL; this is encoded by the coding sequence ATGACCGTCGAATCGCTCCGGTTCGCCGACGGCGAAGTCGAGACGGTCGAGGACTTCCAATCCGCGCGCGTCGAATCCGGTACCGTCTGGGTGCGGGCGAGCGACGCCACGCCCCTCGAACTCGAACGCGTCGCGGAAGCGTTCGACATCCACCACCTCTCCGTCGAGGACATCAGAAACGAGATTCGACCGAAGACGGAGGAGTTCGCGGGCTACACGTTCGTCCTGCTCAAGACGGTCGAGCTCGCCCGCGGCGAAACCACCTTCGAGGAGGAAACCCGCGTCAAACCGGTGGGCGTGTTCGTCGGCGAGGACTGGCTCGTCACCCTCTCGGAGTACGACATCGACGCCGTTTCGCGCATCTGGCGGGCCGCGCTCGACGGCGACCGGCGAATCGTCGGCCGCGGGCCGGACTTCACGGCGTACCGCGTCTGTGACGGCATCGTGGACGGCTACTTCGCGGCGCTCGACCAGATAGAGGAACAGATAGAGGCCGTCGAGGAGGCCGTCATCAGCGACACGAGCATCGAGACGCTGGAGTCGATAAACGGCGTCCGGCGGGAACTGCTCGCGTTCCGAAAACTCGCGTGGCCGACCCGCGAGGCGGTGGGTTACCTCGCCCGCGGCGACCCCGAGGAGGTGCGCCCGGAGACGGAGAAGTACTTCCGCGACGTGTACGACCACCTCGTCCAACTCGTGGACTTGACCGAAACGTACCGCGATTTGGCGGGCGGCGCGCGCGACATCTACCTCAACATGCTCTCGGTCTCGACCAACGAGGTGATGAAGAAGCTGACCGTCGTCGCCACCATCGTCCTCCCGCTGACGCTCGTGGTCGGCGTTTACGGCATGAACTTCCAAGACGGTCCGTTCAACATGCCGGAACTGGGCTGGACCTACGGGTATCCGGCGGTGATGCTCGGCATGTTCCTCATGAGCGCGATTCTGGTCGTCTACTTCCGAAGAGCGGGGTGGTTGTGA
- a CDS encoding DUF7523 family protein, whose product MSLAEATRNAVRRRPFLLEALRADVVNYTAAARFLADEIDVGDDTDAVSTALSRFADELPTYEIDSRDARVTMRSGLGRADDPADSLLVVGDAGFTPDSGSLTGVIAAGDVDCVAFSAVLSRLVAEDVDVVAAGVAESLVVVVERRDGANAVRFVEDALDAVPERGD is encoded by the coding sequence ATGTCACTCGCAGAAGCCACCCGAAACGCGGTTCGGCGACGGCCGTTCCTCCTCGAAGCGCTCCGTGCGGACGTGGTGAACTACACCGCCGCCGCGCGGTTCCTCGCGGACGAAATAGACGTCGGCGACGACACCGACGCGGTTTCGACGGCGCTCTCGCGGTTCGCCGATGAACTGCCGACGTACGAAATCGACTCCCGGGACGCCCGCGTCACCATGCGGAGCGGCCTGGGTCGAGCGGACGACCCCGCCGATTCGCTCCTCGTCGTCGGCGACGCGGGGTTCACCCCCGATTCGGGGTCGTTGACCGGCGTCATCGCCGCCGGTGACGTGGACTGCGTGGCGTTTTCCGCCGTCCTCTCCCGACTCGTGGCGGAGGACGTCGATGTCGTCGCGGCCGGGGTCGCGGAGTCGCTGGTCGTCGTCGTCGAGCGCCGCGACGGCGCGAACGCGGTCCGATTCGTCGAGGATGCGTTGGACGCCGTTCCCGAACGGGGCGATTGA
- a CDS encoding methytransferase partner Trm112: protein MKKSLMDIICCPLDKQELELDARQEEDEEVIFGTLTCTECGEEYPIEDGIPNLLPPDMREA, encoded by the coding sequence ATGAAGAAATCCCTGATGGATATCATCTGCTGTCCACTGGACAAACAGGAACTCGAACTCGACGCACGACAGGAAGAGGACGAGGAAGTCATCTTCGGGACGCTCACCTGCACCGAGTGCGGCGAGGAGTACCCCATCGAGGACGGCATCCCGAACCTCCTGCCGCCCGACATGCGAGAGGCCTGA